One Streptomyces mobaraensis NBRC 13819 = DSM 40847 DNA segment encodes these proteins:
- a CDS encoding TOMM precursor leader peptide-binding protein translates to MTDAAPDAPPPAGAAVLGKGLLATAVRTALGRAGLLVPEPGTGRSAVVTVDDGWNPATEPEVPGVPWLPVRVELGTVVIGPYVVPGRPGCARCARTRRTRALGPDSPRAELVRRHGDRLADRDTPLLPAPARDTVAALVTHELTSGEHRLTDRAVLMLALPALTAGVHPFLPVPDCPSCGGLPPDRPPVLMDVPRPKPAPDVHRTRDLAAGWDALRDTFVDGRTGVVRQLDVRTDYPYPMVSAPLHLPGGEQEAGFGRDLDYASCARTALAEALERLGGARPGGRRPTVRAPYRDVAGHALHPPDLGLYPPERYAEPGFPYPPFDPGLELSWVWGHSFARDAPVLVPEDYAYYRTRHDGPHARPLAYEVSNGCALGGCLEEAALHGLVELAERDAFLLTWYARLPVPRIDLGTVSDPRIPVLAERIRQDGGHRVVAFATTPDHGVPSVWVMAVHPRPGREPAAVCAAGAHFDPERALLNGLLELTANLGWNRVAWREETARIAAMVDDPELVREMRDHALLYCHPAAFDRFGFLFGDAPALPVREAFARAGLRPRGDDLRDDLAEVVARFTGAGLDVVVVDQTTDEHRAGGFACAKVIVPGLLPMTFGHRMRRTHGLPRLRDLPARLGHRAGPLGPDDVNPHPHPFP, encoded by the coding sequence GTGACCGACGCCGCTCCGGACGCGCCCCCTCCGGCGGGTGCCGCCGTGCTGGGCAAGGGCCTGCTCGCCACCGCCGTCCGCACCGCCCTCGGCCGCGCCGGCCTCCTGGTCCCCGAGCCGGGCACCGGCCGCTCCGCCGTGGTGACCGTGGACGACGGGTGGAACCCGGCGACGGAACCTGAGGTTCCGGGCGTCCCGTGGCTCCCCGTCCGGGTCGAGCTCGGGACCGTCGTCATCGGGCCGTACGTCGTCCCCGGCCGCCCCGGCTGCGCCCGCTGCGCCCGGACCCGGCGGACCCGCGCCCTCGGCCCGGACAGCCCCCGCGCGGAGCTGGTGCGCCGCCACGGGGACCGGCTGGCCGACCGGGACACGCCGTTGCTGCCCGCGCCGGCGCGCGACACGGTGGCCGCCCTCGTCACCCATGAACTGACCTCCGGCGAACACCGGTTGACCGACCGGGCCGTCCTCATGCTCGCGCTGCCCGCCCTGACGGCCGGCGTCCACCCCTTCCTGCCCGTGCCCGACTGCCCGTCCTGCGGCGGGCTGCCCCCGGACCGGCCGCCCGTCCTCATGGACGTACCGCGCCCCAAGCCGGCCCCGGACGTCCACCGGACCCGCGACCTCGCGGCCGGCTGGGACGCGCTGCGGGACACCTTCGTGGACGGCCGCACCGGCGTGGTGCGCCAGCTCGACGTGCGGACGGACTACCCGTACCCGATGGTGTCGGCCCCCCTCCACCTGCCCGGCGGCGAGCAGGAGGCGGGGTTCGGCCGCGACCTGGACTACGCGTCCTGTGCCCGGACGGCCCTGGCGGAGGCCCTGGAGCGGCTCGGTGGGGCCCGCCCCGGCGGCCGGCGCCCGACCGTACGGGCCCCCTACCGCGACGTCGCCGGACACGCGCTGCACCCGCCGGACCTCGGCCTCTACCCGCCGGAGCGGTACGCGGAACCCGGCTTCCCCTACCCGCCGTTCGACCCCGGCCTCGAACTCTCCTGGGTATGGGGGCACTCCTTCGCCCGCGACGCGCCCGTCCTCGTCCCCGAGGACTACGCCTACTACCGCACCCGGCACGACGGCCCGCACGCCCGGCCGCTGGCCTACGAGGTGTCCAACGGCTGCGCCCTGGGCGGCTGCCTGGAGGAGGCGGCCCTGCACGGGCTGGTGGAGCTGGCGGAGCGGGACGCGTTCCTGCTCACCTGGTACGCCCGGCTGCCCGTCCCCCGGATCGACCTCGGCACCGTGTCCGACCCGCGGATCCCGGTGCTGGCCGAGCGGATCCGGCAGGACGGCGGCCACCGGGTCGTGGCCTTCGCGACCACGCCCGACCACGGCGTCCCCAGCGTCTGGGTGATGGCCGTGCACCCCCGTCCCGGCCGCGAGCCGGCGGCGGTCTGCGCGGCCGGCGCCCACTTCGATCCCGAACGGGCGCTGCTCAACGGCCTGCTGGAGCTCACCGCGAACCTCGGCTGGAACCGGGTGGCGTGGCGCGAGGAGACGGCCCGGATCGCCGCGATGGTCGACGACCCGGAGCTGGTACGGGAGATGCGCGACCACGCGCTGCTCTACTGCCACCCCGCCGCCTTCGACCGCTTCGGCTTCCTGTTCGGCGACGCGCCCGCGCTGCCGGTGCGGGAGGCGTTCGCGCGGGCCGGCCTCCGGCCGCGCGGGGACGACCTCCGCGACGACCTGGCCGAGGTGGTGGCCCGGTTCACCGGCGCCGGACTCGACGTCGTCGTGGTGGACCAGACGACCGACGAGCACCGGGCGGGCGGTTTCGCCTGCGCCAAGGTGATCGTGCCGGGACTGCTGCCGATGACCTTCGGCCACCGGATGCGCCGCACCCACGGCCTGCCGCGCCTCCGCGACCTGCCGGCCCGCCTCGGCCACCGCGCCGGACCGCTGGGCCCGGACGACGTCAATCCGCACCCCCACCCGTTCCCCTGA
- a CDS encoding lantibiotic dehydratase C-terminal domain-containing protein — protein MPTASDPLPPEEAAGADWVAAHVFYDTDQDGLLTGCVRPLAEELTRAGLVRRSFFLRYWEGGPHVRLRLLPARRADRAEVERLAGERIRAHLERHPAPDVVDRSRFEGVAAELAGLEGRPGHDTAVRPNNTVEFLPYEREHEDYGHGPAIAAVERHFAESSELAFSVVAAGTTVEQRALLAFDLVVGVFALCDEIRGRWARAGGPPLPFGSGPEAEDLEPRYRAQREPLRERALRTWRVAEEGAARPDQRTYWLDSVRRLRDTLHALEDAGDFTTAWADSPLAVPLDLAATRHPSTSLVLLRCAHLVNNRLGLTLWQENQVRFLVGRVLAELPEALAAP, from the coding sequence ATGCCGACCGCTAGCGACCCCCTGCCGCCCGAGGAGGCCGCGGGCGCGGACTGGGTGGCCGCGCACGTCTTCTACGACACCGACCAGGACGGACTGCTGACCGGCTGCGTCCGGCCGCTGGCCGAGGAGCTGACCCGCGCCGGGCTCGTCCGGCGGTCGTTCTTCCTGCGCTACTGGGAGGGCGGACCGCATGTGCGGCTGCGCCTGCTGCCCGCCCGCCGGGCGGACCGGGCCGAGGTCGAGCGGCTGGCCGGTGAACGGATCCGCGCCCATCTGGAACGCCACCCGGCGCCCGACGTGGTGGACCGCTCCCGCTTCGAGGGGGTGGCCGCCGAACTGGCCGGCCTGGAGGGCCGTCCGGGGCACGACACGGCCGTGCGGCCCAACAACACGGTGGAGTTCCTGCCGTACGAGCGGGAGCACGAGGACTACGGGCACGGTCCCGCGATCGCCGCCGTGGAGCGGCACTTCGCCGAGTCCAGCGAGCTGGCCTTCTCGGTGGTGGCGGCGGGCACGACCGTCGAGCAGCGCGCGCTGCTGGCGTTCGACCTGGTCGTCGGGGTGTTCGCGCTGTGCGACGAGATCCGCGGCCGGTGGGCGCGGGCCGGCGGGCCGCCGCTGCCCTTCGGCAGCGGACCGGAGGCCGAGGACCTCGAACCCCGCTACCGGGCCCAGCGCGAGCCGCTGCGCGAACGGGCGCTGCGCACCTGGCGGGTCGCCGAGGAGGGTGCCGCCCGGCCGGACCAGCGGACGTACTGGCTGGACTCGGTCCGGCGGCTGCGCGACACCCTGCACGCCCTGGAGGACGCGGGCGACTTCACCACCGCCTGGGCGGACTCCCCGCTGGCCGTCCCCCTCGACCTGGCCGCCACCCGGCACCCGTCCACCAGTCTGGTGCTGCTGCGCTGCGCGCACCTCGTCAACAACCGGCTGGGGCTGACCCTGTGGCAGGAGAACCAGGTGCGGTTCCTGGTGGGCCGGGTGCTCGCCGAGCTCCCCGAAGCGCTGGCCGCCCCATGA
- a CDS encoding nitroreductase family protein, translating into MRDHVPGTPGTGGGGESERAGAAAGTHSAGPRPPTPGTLRPRPGTPPARTSAFPPDGPAPVRPEPAGEHGPSAAGVPADPPPGAPPGTRPDGLVLHPAHPEGAPRPGPAAVPPESEPGTPGLRFWWRTFEGVRELFAEGQGAEGGDGDPLPVKTYRGLPRHVLSPPARRIGDARWSFEGFRRSRPDGVPGRAALDEPAVSALTHHTYGLARIELGPHASWPYHRVVPSARCFHPVELYLWLAAPAGELPAGCYHFDPAHHALTRLRTGGIPAALHAAAGTGRAGGGTLALLVAAVHFRKTAFRYRDYAYRLGAQEAGMTVGNALMVAAALGLEGRVHQRFGDAVVDRALGLDGTEETAFAVVDLYGAAGGPPPGAGVPEAPLGVIRPEYVRTCHADAAAWSGLTALDRAARLSGPGAALDTSAFHAPQAASEAAALPLGGAAPGRRELAEALRARDSGGRMFLPADAELPAAALAGPLRHALEPVPSDHTGGPRRPLVDCHVLVRNVAGVPAGLYGLDPGPAPSLVPLPHRDGSAVVAMVCDRTPSVNAAKANALVFLTVDREAGDRVLGPRGYRILHQEAGVVAQRISVLAAAEGVSARITNGYDDRMVRELLGAGPERVPVFALVLGRRRPTAQYEPPLTW; encoded by the coding sequence ATGCGTGACCACGTGCCGGGGACACCGGGGACCGGCGGGGGCGGAGAGAGCGAACGGGCCGGTGCCGCCGCGGGAACGCACTCCGCCGGGCCGCGCCCGCCGACGCCCGGCACCCTCCGGCCCCGACCGGGCACCCCGCCGGCCCGCACCTCGGCCTTTCCGCCGGACGGCCCGGCACCCGTCCGGCCGGAACCCGCGGGGGAGCACGGTCCGTCGGCGGCGGGCGTCCCCGCGGATCCGCCCCCGGGCGCCCCGCCCGGCACCCGGCCGGACGGCCTCGTCCTCCACCCCGCGCATCCGGAAGGCGCGCCTCGCCCCGGTCCGGCGGCCGTTCCGCCCGAGAGCGAGCCCGGCACTCCCGGCCTCCGCTTCTGGTGGCGCACCTTCGAGGGGGTGCGGGAGCTGTTCGCGGAGGGGCAGGGGGCCGAGGGCGGGGACGGGGATCCGCTGCCCGTGAAGACGTACCGCGGGCTGCCGCGGCACGTGCTGAGCCCGCCGGCGCGGCGGATCGGGGACGCGCGGTGGTCCTTCGAGGGCTTCCGCCGGAGCCGGCCCGACGGCGTCCCGGGCCGGGCCGCGCTGGACGAACCGGCCGTGTCCGCCCTGACGCACCACACGTACGGGCTGGCCCGGATCGAGCTGGGGCCGCACGCGTCGTGGCCGTACCACCGCGTCGTCCCGTCCGCCCGCTGCTTCCACCCGGTGGAGCTGTACCTGTGGCTCGCGGCGCCGGCCGGGGAACTGCCCGCCGGCTGCTACCACTTCGATCCCGCGCACCACGCGCTGACCCGGCTGCGCACCGGCGGGATCCCGGCCGCGCTGCACGCCGCCGCGGGCACCGGGCGGGCCGGGGGCGGCACGCTGGCGCTGCTGGTGGCGGCCGTCCACTTCCGTAAGACGGCGTTCCGCTACCGCGACTACGCGTACCGGCTGGGCGCCCAGGAAGCGGGCATGACCGTCGGCAACGCCCTGATGGTCGCGGCGGCGCTGGGCCTGGAGGGGAGGGTCCACCAGCGGTTCGGGGACGCCGTGGTCGACCGGGCGCTGGGCCTGGACGGTACGGAGGAGACCGCGTTCGCCGTGGTCGACCTGTACGGCGCGGCGGGCGGGCCTCCGCCGGGGGCCGGTGTGCCCGAGGCGCCGTTGGGCGTCATCCGGCCGGAGTACGTGCGCACGTGCCACGCCGACGCGGCGGCCTGGTCGGGGCTGACGGCGCTGGACCGCGCGGCCCGGCTGTCCGGTCCGGGCGCCGCGCTGGACACGTCCGCCTTCCACGCGCCGCAGGCCGCCTCCGAGGCCGCGGCCCTGCCCTTGGGCGGCGCGGCGCCCGGCCGGCGGGAGCTGGCGGAGGCGCTGCGCGCCCGGGACTCGGGCGGGCGGATGTTCCTGCCGGCCGACGCCGAGCTGCCCGCCGCCGCCCTGGCGGGGCCGCTGCGGCACGCGCTGGAGCCGGTTCCGTCGGACCACACCGGAGGGCCCCGCCGGCCGCTGGTGGACTGCCACGTCCTCGTCCGGAACGTGGCGGGGGTGCCCGCCGGGCTCTACGGGCTGGACCCCGGGCCCGCGCCCTCCCTGGTCCCGCTCCCCCACCGTGACGGCTCCGCCGTCGTGGCGATGGTCTGCGACCGGACGCCGTCCGTGAACGCGGCCAAGGCCAACGCCCTGGTCTTCCTGACGGTGGACCGGGAGGCGGGCGACCGTGTCCTCGGCCCGCGCGGGTACCGGATCCTGCACCAGGAGGCGGGCGTGGTGGCGCAGCGGATCAGTGTGCTGGCCGCGGCGGAGGGGGTGTCCGCGCGGATCACCAACGGGTACGACGACCGGATGGTCCGCGAGTTGCTCGGCGCCGGCCCGGAGCGGGTGCCCGTCTTCGCCCTCGTCCTCGGCCGCCGCCGGCCCACGGCCCAGTACGAACCGCCGCTGACCTGGTGA
- a CDS encoding YcaO-like family protein, translating to MLPKLKSDVLYVPTPDGAHVFGAGADVALRGPAAYRLLDRLAPHLDGSTELDALVRGLPDGTRTAVERLVGRLQSAGCLIDAAADLPHGLTARELDTYAAEIAFVEYHATSAARRFQTYRDSAVTVVGAGPVFTALVCSALRSGVRRLRAVHTPDTGTDPAADADRLTELAAEAALRDPDQTLERVPFSAAEEDRLATADAVLHVAAGPAVERAPRLDRLCGTSGTLLVQGVVLDDVAWLGPPGPDWASAWSRLRARPPYRTGTFLTGPAAAVVAGHLGLAAFRALAGIEEPGARAALTRIDLETLRTSTHAFLPHPAARPAGPEPAAAFTARIGRLRAAAPLSAEEFSAAAAACFDPYTGVLRTLDEGDFTQIPLHVTEAVPHLADSGGPRVFGTGPDFAEARRRAALRGIARHAAASPDPRRFGPGATVWGWDLADGQPVRVPADTAFSAGTGLAARLSWDEAVDDGLGQHCARLAAEDVAAGRTRPVPLDLTQAPADERTARYLGLLRAAGGTARVADIGGALGVPVLAWWLDGRPVAVTCGPDAAAEGLERTLLARQSAMTDEPAYAPEPVPGLGDPPEPAPTAAWPAAPDRAALPAALRSRGLRPVAVPLDHDPAVHDVLPSVLRVVTADA from the coding sequence ATGCTACCGAAACTGAAGTCCGACGTGCTGTACGTGCCCACTCCCGACGGCGCCCACGTCTTCGGGGCGGGCGCCGACGTCGCGCTGCGCGGGCCGGCCGCCTACCGGCTGCTGGACCGGCTCGCACCGCACCTGGACGGCTCGACCGAACTCGACGCGCTCGTCCGCGGTCTGCCGGACGGCACCCGCACCGCCGTGGAACGGCTGGTCGGACGGCTGCAGTCGGCCGGCTGCCTCATCGACGCGGCCGCGGACCTGCCGCACGGTCTGACCGCCCGGGAACTCGACACGTATGCGGCCGAGATCGCCTTCGTCGAGTACCACGCCACCTCGGCGGCCCGCCGGTTCCAGACCTACCGGGACAGCGCGGTGACGGTGGTCGGCGCGGGACCGGTGTTCACCGCCCTGGTCTGCTCGGCGCTCCGCTCGGGCGTGCGGCGGCTGCGGGCCGTCCACACGCCGGACACGGGCACGGATCCCGCCGCCGACGCGGACCGGCTGACCGAACTGGCCGCCGAGGCGGCGCTCCGCGACCCGGACCAGACGCTGGAGCGGGTGCCGTTCTCGGCGGCGGAGGAGGACCGGCTGGCGACCGCCGACGCGGTGCTGCACGTGGCGGCGGGCCCGGCGGTCGAACGGGCGCCGCGGCTGGACCGGTTGTGCGGCACCTCGGGCACCCTGCTGGTACAGGGCGTGGTGCTCGACGACGTGGCCTGGCTGGGGCCGCCCGGGCCGGACTGGGCGTCGGCCTGGTCGCGGCTGCGCGCCCGGCCGCCGTACCGGACGGGTACGTTCCTGACCGGGCCCGCGGCGGCGGTGGTCGCCGGGCACCTCGGGCTCGCCGCCTTCCGCGCGCTGGCCGGCATCGAGGAGCCGGGCGCGCGGGCCGCGCTGACCCGGATCGACCTCGAGACCCTGCGCACCTCGACGCACGCCTTCCTGCCGCACCCGGCCGCGCGGCCGGCCGGACCGGAGCCGGCGGCGGCGTTCACGGCCCGGATCGGCCGGCTGCGCGCGGCGGCGCCCCTGAGCGCGGAGGAGTTCTCCGCCGCCGCGGCGGCCTGCTTCGACCCGTACACCGGTGTCCTGCGGACCCTGGACGAGGGGGACTTCACCCAGATCCCGCTGCACGTCACCGAAGCGGTCCCGCACCTCGCCGACTCCGGCGGTCCCCGGGTCTTCGGCACGGGACCGGACTTCGCCGAGGCCAGGCGGCGGGCGGCGCTCCGGGGGATCGCCCGGCACGCGGCGGCCTCGCCCGACCCGCGCCGGTTCGGCCCCGGCGCCACGGTGTGGGGCTGGGACCTCGCCGACGGGCAGCCGGTGCGGGTCCCCGCGGACACGGCGTTCTCGGCGGGCACCGGCCTGGCGGCGCGGCTGTCCTGGGACGAGGCGGTGGACGACGGCCTCGGGCAGCACTGCGCCCGGCTGGCGGCCGAGGACGTGGCGGCGGGCCGGACGCGCCCCGTCCCGCTGGACCTCACCCAGGCACCGGCCGACGAGCGGACCGCACGGTACCTCGGCCTGCTGCGGGCCGCCGGCGGCACCGCGCGGGTCGCGGACATCGGTGGCGCGCTCGGTGTACCGGTCCTCGCCTGGTGGCTCGACGGCCGCCCGGTCGCGGTGACCTGCGGCCCGGACGCGGCGGCGGAGGGCCTGGAACGGACCCTGCTGGCGCGCCAGTCGGCGATGACCGACGAGCCGGCGTACGCGCCGGAGCCGGTCCCCGGCCTCGGCGACCCACCGGAACCGGCCCCGACCGCCGCCTGGCCGGCCGCACCGGACCGCGCCGCCCTGCCGGCCGCCCTGCGCTCCCGCGGCCTGCGCCCCGTGGCGGTCCCCTTGGACCACGACCCCGCCGTCCACGACGTCCTCCCGTCCGTGCTCCGGGTCGTGACGGCCGATGCGTGA
- a CDS encoding lantibiotic dehydratase, with amino-acid sequence MDPDFSTPDTFGVRVGGLPVAALDAMRSPALWERVEAVLDGDERLAARAAELSDALFAAIGRTAEGRPALVALRRAVHNRKPLTDRCWNDSVRALLPAAVTEGVHAWLRLREEHERDRARLAEQVEHHARTRHVPLRKAVSDPAFRHGLVLSSPDLHADVCRWLARPEETVPDRRLALRLTKYLSRVALKTTPFSTFTVSGLGTWRDGPVAGPPAPPAVRTVAEVNIWVVQQFVRELSRHPALAPGVRLRLSPAALRTGDRWEFLGPGPEEPLRGLAASPPVRACVDAVAGGRTRAEAARRVAELTGGTPEAATAYLDKLVELGLLEAERPFPDQDPDPLGALHAWVSGAGLSDLGAEIASLAARLDAYPTLTDPADRLASVRGVESALGRVAALVGPERVALPGKNSVVENALLVPPSTALDRRAWDPVLRDLDVVRRLHGVLDPAQPGRIALADLVAERVGPGAAMPFLAFHRTVQGWVREDPGLLDVLSVTTHGYRALSGHRLPRLRELARLRAELCAEALDGRPDAGGVLRLDPGPLAARAARWPHWLRPPDSVTYYGQPLGDPADPGFVVNAVNSGHGRGRDRIRRLLAQAGTAADAHTAPPPDGVLVADTCRHYGSNVGLRCSAVADEIDVPGGWSRRPAEHRIPLGDLEVRHDPEAGLLVLRSLARGVEVRPVHPNLIAEMWLPPAVRLLLQVFGATSNLLIPGRRMFGDTSPSLVRELRSEPRVVVGRTVVSRRQWVFPAGAAPARRPGEGDAAYLTRLAGWLRAHGMPRRCFVRALDPGAVADGSVWRVKSRKPLAVDFANLLLVGLFERMLAEPDHVLFLQEALPDASGLPDHGDGAPRVTEYLIEINGGRHADR; translated from the coding sequence ATGGACCCGGACTTCTCGACCCCGGACACCTTCGGCGTGCGCGTCGGCGGGCTCCCGGTGGCGGCGCTGGACGCGATGCGCTCCCCCGCGCTGTGGGAGCGGGTGGAGGCGGTGCTCGACGGCGACGAGCGGCTCGCCGCGCGGGCGGCGGAGCTGTCGGACGCCCTCTTCGCGGCGATCGGGCGGACGGCGGAGGGCCGGCCGGCGCTGGTCGCCCTGCGCCGCGCCGTGCACAACCGGAAGCCGCTCACCGACCGGTGCTGGAACGACTCCGTCCGCGCCCTGCTGCCGGCCGCCGTCACCGAGGGCGTCCACGCCTGGCTGCGGCTCCGCGAGGAGCACGAGCGGGACCGGGCGCGCCTCGCCGAGCAGGTGGAGCACCACGCCCGCACCCGGCACGTCCCACTCCGGAAGGCCGTGAGCGACCCGGCGTTCCGGCACGGTCTGGTGCTGAGCAGCCCGGATCTCCACGCCGACGTGTGCCGGTGGCTGGCCCGGCCGGAGGAGACGGTCCCGGACCGCCGGCTGGCGCTGCGGCTGACCAAGTACCTCTCCCGCGTCGCCCTCAAGACCACCCCGTTCAGCACGTTCACCGTCAGCGGTCTGGGGACCTGGCGGGACGGGCCGGTGGCCGGGCCCCCGGCCCCGCCCGCGGTGCGGACCGTGGCGGAGGTCAACATCTGGGTGGTGCAGCAGTTCGTCCGGGAGCTGTCCCGGCATCCGGCGCTGGCGCCCGGGGTCCGGCTGCGGCTCAGCCCGGCCGCGCTGCGCACCGGCGACCGGTGGGAGTTCCTCGGTCCCGGGCCCGAGGAACCGCTGCGCGGCCTGGCCGCCTCCCCGCCGGTCCGGGCGTGCGTGGACGCGGTGGCCGGCGGACGGACGCGGGCGGAGGCGGCCCGGCGGGTCGCGGAGCTGACCGGCGGCACCCCGGAGGCGGCCACCGCCTACCTGGACAAGCTGGTCGAGCTGGGGCTGCTGGAGGCCGAACGGCCCTTCCCCGACCAGGATCCCGATCCGCTGGGGGCGCTCCACGCGTGGGTGTCCGGCGCCGGCCTCTCCGACCTCGGCGCCGAAATCGCCTCCCTCGCGGCGCGGTTGGACGCGTACCCGACGCTCACCGATCCGGCGGACCGGCTCGCGAGCGTCCGGGGCGTCGAGTCGGCGCTGGGCCGCGTCGCGGCCCTCGTCGGCCCGGAGCGGGTGGCGCTGCCCGGCAAGAACAGCGTCGTCGAGAACGCCCTGCTCGTGCCCCCGTCCACCGCCCTCGACCGCCGGGCCTGGGACCCGGTGCTCCGCGACCTGGACGTCGTCCGCCGGCTGCACGGCGTGCTGGACCCCGCGCAGCCGGGCCGGATCGCGCTGGCCGACCTCGTCGCCGAGCGCGTCGGGCCCGGGGCCGCGATGCCGTTCCTGGCCTTCCACCGGACGGTGCAGGGCTGGGTGCGCGAGGATCCCGGCCTGCTGGACGTCCTGTCCGTCACCACGCACGGCTACCGCGCCCTGTCCGGCCACCGGCTGCCGCGCCTCAGGGAACTGGCCCGGCTGCGCGCCGAGTTGTGCGCGGAGGCGCTGGACGGACGGCCGGACGCGGGCGGCGTCCTGCGGCTCGACCCCGGCCCGCTCGCCGCGCGCGCCGCCCGCTGGCCGCACTGGCTGCGCCCGCCGGACTCCGTGACGTACTACGGCCAGCCGCTCGGCGACCCGGCGGACCCCGGCTTCGTCGTCAACGCCGTCAACTCCGGCCACGGGCGCGGGCGCGACCGGATCCGGCGGCTGCTCGCCCAGGCCGGGACCGCCGCGGACGCGCACACCGCGCCGCCGCCCGACGGCGTCCTCGTCGCGGACACCTGCCGGCACTACGGGAGCAACGTGGGGCTGCGGTGTTCGGCGGTGGCCGACGAGATCGACGTCCCCGGCGGCTGGAGCCGCCGCCCGGCGGAGCACCGGATCCCGCTGGGCGACCTGGAGGTGCGGCACGACCCGGAGGCGGGTCTGCTCGTGCTCCGCTCCCTGGCGCGCGGTGTCGAGGTGCGGCCCGTGCACCCCAACCTCATCGCGGAGATGTGGCTGCCGCCCGCCGTCCGGCTGCTCCTGCAGGTGTTCGGCGCGACGTCCAACCTGCTGATCCCCGGCCGGCGGATGTTCGGCGACACCTCGCCGTCCCTGGTGCGGGAGTTGCGGTCCGAGCCGCGGGTGGTGGTCGGGCGGACGGTGGTGAGCCGCCGCCAGTGGGTGTTCCCCGCCGGTGCCGCGCCGGCGCGGCGGCCCGGCGAGGGCGACGCGGCGTACCTGACGCGCCTGGCCGGCTGGCTGCGCGCGCACGGCATGCCGCGGCGCTGCTTCGTCCGGGCCCTGGACCCCGGCGCGGTGGCCGACGGCAGTGTGTGGCGGGTCAAGTCCCGCAAGCCGCTGGCCGTGGACTTCGCCAACCTCCTGCTGGTCGGCCTGTTCGAGCGGATGCTCGCCGAGCCGGACCACGTCCTGTTCCTCCAGGAGGCGCTGCCCGACGCGTCCGGCCTGCCGGACCACGGTGACGGCGCGCCCCGGGTGACCGAATACCTCATCGAGATCAACGGAGGCCGGCATGCCGACCGCTAG
- a CDS encoding thiopeptide maturation pyridine synthase, whose product MSRPAPRWHSLHVHHHDADAEPALVLDAVRPAFEAVRPWTRGTWFGRHWLRGPHLRLNFRAPGPVWEARIRPVVTERIEAYLRVRPSRVRLDEAALAPVHARLAELEMETGARHPWVPDNTVLERPYDHRLPVLGSPRASELLAGFLSDTDDLAFRMYERRAAGGSTAALALDLMWTTAAVAAVPFETGAPPIVRGYLSLRSHADAFLSRTRDPAAHRAAFDARYHRQADALGARLRAVQEAVDGRREDVPFVADWAAAIRRRQRIAYPQLASGAVSMRGAGLAPRPPARQVSGFHRLLQSGHGQEDFLWTDPWFASFRLVVNYLYVHLNRLGLGPADRALLCHLAASTVEGVHGVTATEVFRRHVLPPSRDQVPEWRRLAAEWGRAAGSAPAERQG is encoded by the coding sequence ATGAGCCGGCCGGCGCCCCGGTGGCACAGTCTCCACGTCCACCACCACGACGCGGACGCCGAGCCCGCGCTCGTCCTGGACGCCGTCCGCCCCGCGTTCGAGGCCGTGCGGCCGTGGACGCGGGGCACCTGGTTCGGCCGGCACTGGCTGCGCGGACCGCACCTGCGCCTCAACTTCCGGGCGCCCGGCCCGGTGTGGGAGGCCAGGATCCGTCCGGTGGTGACGGAGCGGATCGAGGCGTACCTGCGCGTCCGGCCGTCGCGGGTGCGGCTGGACGAGGCGGCGCTGGCGCCGGTGCACGCGCGCCTGGCCGAACTGGAGATGGAGACCGGCGCCCGGCACCCCTGGGTCCCCGACAACACGGTGCTGGAACGCCCCTACGACCACCGGCTGCCGGTCCTGGGCTCGCCGCGGGCGAGCGAGCTGCTGGCCGGATTCCTCTCCGACACCGACGACCTGGCGTTCCGGATGTACGAGCGCCGGGCGGCGGGCGGGTCGACGGCCGCGCTGGCGCTGGACCTGATGTGGACCACCGCTGCGGTGGCGGCGGTCCCGTTCGAGACCGGCGCTCCGCCGATCGTGCGCGGCTACCTGTCGCTGCGCTCGCACGCCGACGCGTTCCTGTCCCGTACGCGTGACCCGGCGGCCCATCGGGCCGCGTTCGACGCCCGGTACCACCGCCAGGCCGATGCCTTGGGCGCGCGGCTGCGCGCGGTGCAGGAGGCGGTGGACGGGCGGCGGGAGGACGTGCCGTTCGTCGCCGACTGGGCCGCCGCGATCCGCCGCCGGCAGCGGATCGCCTACCCCCAACTGGCCTCCGGCGCGGTCTCGATGCGCGGCGCCGGCCTGGCGCCGCGACCGCCGGCCCGGCAGGTGAGCGGCTTCCACCGGCTGCTCCAGTCGGGCCACGGGCAGGAGGACTTCCTCTGGACCGACCCGTGGTTCGCCTCCTTCCGCCTGGTGGTCAACTACCTCTACGTCCACCTCAACCGCCTCGGCCTGGGTCCGGCCGACCGTGCTCTCCTGTGCCACCTGGCGGCCTCCACCGTGGAGGGCGTCCACGGCGTCACCGCCACCGAGGTCTTCCGCCGCCACGTCCTCCCGCCGTCCCGGGACCAGGTCCCGGAGTGGCGGCGGCTGGCCGCCGAGTGGGGCCGGGCGGCCGGCTCGGCGCCGGCCGAGCGGCAGGGGTGA